GCTCCACAGTTTTTTCTCGAAGAGCTTGGGGTTGTTCGCGATGACGTTGTTGGCGGCAGTCAGAATACGGACGGTGGAGCGGTAGTTCTGCTCGAGCTTGACGACATGCAGCTTCGGGAAGTCGACCTGCAACTGGGCAAGGTTCTCGAGGGTGGCGCCACGCCAGCCGTAGATGGCCTGGTCGTCGTCGCCCACGGCGGTGAAGGCGGCGCGCTGGCCGGCGATCAGTTTCAGCAACTGGTACTGACAGGCGTTGGTGTCCTGGTATTCGTCGACGAGCAGATAACGCAGGCGATTCTGCCACTTCTCGCGCACCTGTTCGTTGCGTGCGAACAGTTCGGCGGGGAGGCGGATCAGGTCGTCGAAGTCCACCGCCTGATACGCATGCAGCGTGGCGACATAGCTGCGGTAGACGATGGCGGCCTGGTGCTGGTCGACGTCCTCGGCAGCCGCGGCGGCCTGATCGGGCGTGAGCATCGCGTTCTTCCACAGCGAGATCGTGTTCTGGATCTTGCGGATCAGCGCCTTGTCGGTGGTGCCCAGCTGCTCCTGGATCATCGAGAAGCAGTCGTCGGAGTCCATGATCGAGAACTGCGGCTTGAGGCCGACATGCTCGGCTTCCTGACGCAGGATCTGCACGCCGAGCGAGTGGAAGGTGCAGACGGTCAACTGGTTGACCGGCACCTTGCGTCCTTCCTTGCCAGGGGTGCTCAATACCGCGCCGTCGAGCAACTTGGCGATCCGCTCGCGCATTTCGGCGGCGGCCTTGTTGGTGAAGGTGACGGCGGCAATGTGCTTGGGCTCGAAACCGCGCTGCTGGATCAGATAGGCGATCTTTTGCGTGATGACCCGGGTCTTGCCGCTGCCGGCACCGGCAAGGACGAGGCAGGGGCCGTCGAGATAGTGCACCGCTTCACGCTGTGCGGCGTTCAATCCTGACATCGGAGGACTCTCTGGCTGGGGGAGGAAAAGGCATGGACATACGGGAAGAGACGCGATGGTAGCATGGCGGCCGCCGCGCCCGAAGCCCGGCCGAATGGCGAAAAACGGAGGCCGCCGCCCGGCGGCAGACCGTCCGGAAAACGGCGGCGGCAGCGGTGCCCGGGCGGGGGCGCGGACGCCACGAGCGCGATGGCCGACTATTTTCTCCGATTGACAGCACGCCCGCCGTCGACTAAATTCTCCGGGCGCATCGGGAGAGCGCGACGCCGTCGGGCGCCGCCGCCGAAGGGGTAATACCCACAAACTCTCAGGCAAAAGGACCGATCGCGCCGGAAGTTTTTCCGAATCTCTGGAGAGCGGCAGCGGGGCATTCATGCCTCAGCCTGCCCACCGAAGGGGCGCGCACCCAGGAAGCCGGTTTCGCCGGCGACCTCGTGCAATCTCTCAGGTATCGAGGACAGAGGGGTCGAGTCGATGGGCGTCCGTGCGAAAACGCATGCGCGCCCACCGGCTCGGCCCCCCATTGTTTTCCGATTCCTGCCGGGGCGCCTGAATGACCGAATTGCATAAAACCGCTTTGAACGATGTCCATCGCGCCGCTGGCGCGCGCATGGTCGATTTCGGCGGCTGGGACATGCCTGTGAACTACGGCTCCCAGATCGAGGAACACCAGGGCGTGCGATCCGCGGCGGGCATGTTCGACGTGTCGCACATGCGCGCGATCGATCTCACCGGTGTCGCGGTCCGCCCCTTCCTGCAGCGCCTGCTGGCGAACGATGTCGCAAAGCTGCAGACGCCGGGACGGGCCCTCTACTCCTGCATGCTCAACGGCGCGGGCGGCGTGATCGACGATCTGATCGTCTATTTCTTCGACGAACAGTCGTTCCGCCTGATCGTCAACGCCGGTACCGCGGACAAGGATCTGGCGTGGATCGGTCAGCAGAACGCGGAAGGCGGCTTCGACGTGTCGATCGCGCCGCGCCCGGATCTGGGCATCATCGCGGTGCAGGGCCCGCTGGCGCGGGAAAAGGTCTGGGAAGCGATTCCGGGCGCACAGGTGCTCAGCGAGGCGCTCAGGCCTTTCCATGCCGCCCGCCTGGCGGATTCGCCGTTCGGTCCGTTGATGATCGCGCGTACCGGCTATACCGGCGAGGATGGCTTCGAGATCGTCTGCGAGGCGCGCCGGTCGGCGGCGCTGTGGCAGGCGTTGCGCGCGGCTGGCGTGCGCCCGGCGGGCCTGGGGGCACGCGACACGCTGCGGCTGGAAGCCGGCATGAATCTCTACGGCCAGGACATGGACGATGCCGTTTCGCCGCTGGACGCGGGCCTTGCCTGGACGGTCGACCGATCGACCGAACGCGCTTTCCTGGGCCGTCCGGCGCTGGACGCCGACGGTCAGCGCGCCGCTTTCGTCGGCCTGCTGCTGCAGGGCGGCGGCGGCGTGCTGCGCGGCCACCAGAAGGTGCTGACGCAGGCAGGCGACGGCGAGATCACGAGCGGTACGTTCTCGCCGTCGCTGCAGCGCTCGATCGCGTTCGCGCGGGTGCCGACGGGCGTGCAGCCGGGCGACACCGTGCAGGTGGTCGTGCGGGACAAACAGTTGCCCGCGACCGTGGTTAAATTGCCTTTCGTACGCAACGGCAGGACGCTGGTGGCGCTATAGCCCGCGCCGTCCCGTCCGTCAGCATCGCCGCCCCGCACGTGCCGGGGATGCGGCACGACACCCCAATATTGGAGAAATACCTATGAGCACCCCCGACGACCTGAAATTCGCGGAATCCCACGAGTGGGTTCGCACCGAGAGCGACGGCACCCTGACCGTGGGCATCAGCGACCACGCGCAGGAAGCGCTGGGCGACATCGTGTTCATCGACCTGCCGGAAGCCGGGCGCCAGATCGCCGCGGGCGATACCGTCGCGGTGGTCGAATCCGTCAAGGCGGCATCGGACATCTACGCGCCGGTGGCGGGCGAGATCGTGGCGTCGAACGCGGATCTGGCGAATTCGCCGGATGCGGTGAACGGCAAGCCGTACGAGGCGTGGTTGTTCAAGATCAAACCGAGCGACCCCGCCGCAACCGACAAGCTGCTGAGCGCCGAACAGTATCGCCAGTCGATCGGCGAATAGTCCACGCAGCGACAACGGCCGATATGCGGCGAGCCCGCAACGGCCGGCAGCACCAGCAGCACCAGCAGCACTAGCAGCGAACCCTGGTCGTCGATGCATGACCGCCAGCGCCGTCGGGCGCGGCGGGACGACGCTTCCTAGCCCGATGCCCCCGCGCCGATACCGCGCCAGATTCCTTTTCCCGAACGCCCGATCATGCTCGATACCCGTCCCACGCCCGCCGCCTCGCATGCCGCAGAAACGGTCAACCCCGGTGCCGCGCCGTCTTCCTTGTCGCTGGACGCGCTGGAACGTCCGGACGCGTTCGTCGCGCGCCATATCGGTCCCGATTCCGCCGACGAGCGCGCGATGCTGGACGTGCTGGGCTATGACAGTCGCGCGGCGCTGATCGATGCGGTGGTGCCGGCCGGCATCCGGCGCGCCGACGCGTTGCCGCTGGGCGATTTCACCGTGCCGCGCGACGAGGCGTCGGCGCTGGCCGCGCTGCGCGCGCTGGCGAGCCGGAACCAGGTGCGGCGCAGTCTGATCGGCCAGGGTTACCACGATACGCACACGCCGAACGTGATTCTGCGCAACGTGCTCGAGAATCCGGCCTGGTACACCGCCTATACGCCCTACCAGCCGGAGATCTCGCAGGGCCGTCTGGAGGCGCTGCTCAACTTTCAGCAGATGATCACCGACCTGACCGGGCTGGCGGTGGCGAACGCGTCGATGCTCGACGAAGCCACGGCGGCGGCCGAGGCGATGACGCTGGTCAAGCGTGCCGGCAAGGCCGCGTCGACGGTGTTCTTCGTCGCGGACGATGTGCTGCCGCAAACCATCGAGGTGCTGCGCACCCGCGCCCAGCCGATCGGTATCGAGATCGTGGTGGGGCCGGCGGATCAGGCCGCGAGCGCCGGCGCCTTCGGCGTGCTGCTGCAATACCCCGGCGTGGGCGGCGAGGTGCGCGACGATCGCGCGCTGGTGGCCACGCTGCGCGCGGCCGGCGCCAAGGTGGTGGTCGCGGCCGACCTGCTGGCGTTGACGACGCTGGCCGCGCCCGGCGAATGGGGCGCGGACGTGGCGGTGGGCAATACCCAGCGCTTCGGCGTGCCGATGGGCTTCGGCGGCCCGCACGCGGCCTATATGGCGGTGCGCGACGAACTCAAGCGCCAGTTGCCGGGCCGGCTGGTCGGCGTGACGATCGACGCGCAGGGCAAGCCCGCCCTGCGGCTCGCGCTGCAAACGCGCGAACAGCATATCCGCCGCGAGAAGGCGACGTCGAACATCTGCACCGCGCAGGCCCTGCTGGCGATCATGGCCAGCATGTACGCGGTCTACCACGGGCCGGCCGGCCTGCGGGCGATCGCGGCGCGCGTCAACCGCTTCACGGCAATCGCCGCCGCGGGCCTGCGCAGCCTGGGCTGGACGGTCGTCAACGCGACGTTCTTCGATACGCTGACGATTCTCAGCGCCGGCGCGACGGCTGGCCTGCACGCCGCGGCCGACGCCGCGGGCTTCAATTTCCGCCGGATCGACGACACGCACCTGGGCCTGTCGTTCGACGAAACCACGACGCGTGCCGACCTGGACGCGATCTTCGAGCTGTTCGCGAACGCCGGCACGGCGGCGACCGCGCATGT
The sequence above is a segment of the Robbsia betulipollinis genome. Coding sequences within it:
- the gcvH gene encoding glycine cleavage system protein GcvH gives rise to the protein MSTPDDLKFAESHEWVRTESDGTLTVGISDHAQEALGDIVFIDLPEAGRQIAAGDTVAVVESVKAASDIYAPVAGEIVASNADLANSPDAVNGKPYEAWLFKIKPSDPAATDKLLSAEQYRQSIGE
- the gcvT gene encoding glycine cleavage system aminomethyltransferase GcvT produces the protein MTELHKTALNDVHRAAGARMVDFGGWDMPVNYGSQIEEHQGVRSAAGMFDVSHMRAIDLTGVAVRPFLQRLLANDVAKLQTPGRALYSCMLNGAGGVIDDLIVYFFDEQSFRLIVNAGTADKDLAWIGQQNAEGGFDVSIAPRPDLGIIAVQGPLAREKVWEAIPGAQVLSEALRPFHAARLADSPFGPLMIARTGYTGEDGFEIVCEARRSAALWQALRAAGVRPAGLGARDTLRLEAGMNLYGQDMDDAVSPLDAGLAWTVDRSTERAFLGRPALDADGQRAAFVGLLLQGGGGVLRGHQKVLTQAGDGEITSGTFSPSLQRSIAFARVPTGVQPGDTVQVVVRDKQLPATVVKLPFVRNGRTLVAL